The genomic stretch CGCGAGCGCCTCGTCGAGGCGATGATGCCACTCGTGCGCCGGCTCGTCTCGGGCTACGGCCATCCGCGTCACCGAGAGGACCTCCTGCAGGCGGCGTGCCTCGGCCTGACGAAGGCGATCGACCGCTGGGACCCCCTCCGCGGGCCCGAGCTGCGTACGTACGCGATCCCGACGATGCACGGCGAGGTGCGCCGCTGGCTGCGCGACCACTCGTGGGCCATCCACGTGCCGCGGCCCTTGCAGGAGCGCGTCCTGACCGTAACCCGCGCGACGAGCGGGCTGCGCGCGCGCGATGGCCGGTCGCCCACGGCGGGCCAGATCGCCGAGCACCTGACGATGCCCCTCGAGGACGTGCTCGGGGCGCTCCAGGCCGGGCGCGCCTACGGGGCCGCGTCGCTGGAGGCGCCGCTGGGCGGCGACCCGGAGGCGGGCACGCTCGGCGACGTGATCGGCGACGAGGACGAGCGCCTCGACCGCGCCGAGCAGGTGGCGTCGCTGAGCAGCCTGCGCGATCTGCTCGACGACCGCGACCGCGAGGTGCTGCGCCTGCGCTTCGTCGAAGACCTCACCCAGAGCGAGATCGCCGACCGGATCGGCTGCTCGCAGATGCAGGTGTCACGCCTGCTGCGACGGTCGATCGACCGGTTGAGCGCCCGGGTGACCGCGACGGGAACAGAAGAGGTGGGCGCGGTGGCTGCCCCCGGGTCCTGATGGTTGGAGCCCCAGTCCGACGGTGACATCCTCCGCACCCATACCGCCGACTACCCAGAACCTGGAGTCTCACCCGAGCTGACCGATTCCTGTCACTGGTCGGACACGAGCGCGAAGCAGTCCCAGTTGCGCGCGCCGGCCCCGCCCGCCCAGAGCTTCGCGGCGAGGCGGTCCTGCTCGGCCTTCGATGCCTGATAGGCGTGCGGGGTCGAGCCGCCCATGAGCTTCCAGGTGGCCGGCATGAACTGGTAGTAGCCCGACGCCCCCGCCCAGTTCGGCGGCAGGTTCTGCCCGCCCGACTCGCACTGGACGATCGGCCACGGGATCGCCCACGGCCCACCGGGACCGACGGACATCGCCGCGCGCGCCCGCTCGGCGAGCAGGCGGTTGAGCTGGCGCTCGGCCTCCTGGCGGCCGGCCCGCGTGTTGCGCAGCGCGGCCTCGCGGGCCGCGCGCGCCGAGGCGAGGCTCTGGCGCCGCGCCTGGAGGATCGCGTTCATGCGCGACAATGCGGCCTCGCGGCGCTGGACGGCGATCACGGCGTCGCGCTGGCGCTTCTCGAGCGACGCGAGCCGGCGGGCCGCGTCCTGCGCCTCCGCACGCGCGTCGCGCACGTTGCCGACGATGCGCTCGTCGTTGCGCTGCAGCCGGCGCAGGAACTCGCCCTGCTCGAGCAGGTCCGACAGGCTGCGGGCGCTCAGCAGCAGTGAGACCAGGTCGGCGTTCGACGCGGTGTACTGCTCGCGCAGGCGACGGGCCAGGAGGGTGCGGCTCAGCGCGAGCTTGCGGCGCAGACGCTGGACGCGCGCCCGCTCCGTGCGCAGGTCGGCCTGGGTGCCGGCCAGCTGCGCCTCGCCGCGGGCGAGGTCGTCGCGCACCTCGCCGAGCCGGCGCTCGAGCACCGCGATGTCCGCGCTGAGGGCCTGCTCGAGCCGGGCGAGGCGCTCGGCGGCGGACGCCAGCGACTGCTCGCGGGCCTTCTGGCCGCTGATCTGCGACTGCAGCTGCTCCGCGGTCGGCTCGCCTCCGGCCACGAGCGGGCTCGCCGCCCACAGGGTGAGCGGCGCGAGGACGGCGGCCGCGAGGGTGGCGGCAAGACGTGGCGGCGGCAGGCGGAACATCCGGCTCGGGAACGGCAGCGATCGACCGTAGCAACGGGGCCCGCACCCGCTGCACGATCTCATGCGCGGGCAGGTCAGGGCACGACGGGCAGGACGAGCGTGGCGAACAGGTGCTCAGCATCCCCGTGGCGTCCTGCACAGGCCCGTGCGATCTCATGCGCGGGCAGGTCAGGGCGCGACGGGCAGGACGAGCGTGGCGAACAGGTGCTCGAGCATCGCCGCGGGGTCCTCGCACAGGCCCGTGTGCACGTGCGACGGCTGGATGATCGTACTTGACGGGGCGACGAGCCAGCCGAAGCGCTCCGACTGGTCGGCGGCCGCGATCGGCCCGGCCTCGGGGTCGCCGGCGGCGATACGCACGATCGCGTCGAGGTGCGGCTGGACGGTCGCGGGGTCGAGGCCGGGCGCGAGGGGGCGCAGCCGGTGCTCGTCGAGCGCGACGCGGGCGCCGAGAAACCGGCGCGGGCGGCTGAAGAGCACGACGCCGGCGTTGAAGCGCTCGCCGCGCTCCACGCGCGGGACGACGCGGACGATCGCGTACGAGAAGGGGCTACGCGCGGCGGACACGCTCGGCCTCCTCGGCGAAGGTGCGCGGGGCGGCGAGGCGCCGCGCGAGGTAGTCGGCGTAGGTCGCGCGCGGCGGACCCGTGAGCCATCCCTCGGGCAAGAGCGCCGCGATGCGCTCGAGCAGGGCGCGATCGGCGACCGGCGCCAGGCGCGCGTCGGCGTCGAGGATCGAGCCGGCGCTCGGCAGCAGCACGTGGTCGGCGATCGCCGGGAAGGGCCGCTCGGCGTCACCGACGGGATCGAGGCCGTCGGGGCCGTGCTGGCGGTAGAGCGCCGCGCCGTGGTCGATGAGCCACAGCCGCCCGTGCCAGAGCAGCAGGTTCGGGTTGCGCGGCGTGCGGTCGACGTTCATCGTCAGCGCGTCGAGCCACACGATCGCGGCGGCGAGCTCGGGGTCGGGCGCCCACCCCGCCGCGGGGGAGTACGGCAGCGCCCCCGGCAGGAAGTCGACGCCGAGGTTCGTCCCGGCGCTCGCGTCGATCAGCTCCTGGATCTCGGGATCGGGCTCGGCGCGGCCGAGGGCCGGATCGATCTCGGCGAGGACGAGCTCGGGCACGGGCAGCCCGAGAGCGCGGGCCAGTTCGCCGACCACGATCTCGGCGACCAGCGCGAGCGGCCCCTGGCCCGCGCCGCGGAACTTGACGACGTAGA from Capillimicrobium parvum encodes the following:
- a CDS encoding transglycosylase family protein, yielding MFRLPPPRLAATLAAAVLAPLTLWAASPLVAGGEPTAEQLQSQISGQKAREQSLASAAERLARLEQALSADIAVLERRLGEVRDDLARGEAQLAGTQADLRTERARVQRLRRKLALSRTLLARRLREQYTASNADLVSLLLSARSLSDLLEQGEFLRRLQRNDERIVGNVRDARAEAQDAARRLASLEKRQRDAVIAVQRREAALSRMNAILQARRQSLASARAAREAALRNTRAGRQEAERQLNRLLAERARAAMSVGPGGPWAIPWPIVQCESGGQNLPPNWAGASGYYQFMPATWKLMGGSTPHAYQASKAEQDRLAAKLWAGGAGARNWDCFALVSDQ
- a CDS encoding DUF3037 domain-containing protein; translated protein: MSAARSPFSYAIVRVVPRVERGERFNAGVVLFSRPRRFLGARVALDEHRLRPLAPGLDPATVQPHLDAIVRIAAGDPEAGPIAAADQSERFGWLVAPSSTIIQPSHVHTGLCEDPAAMLEHLFATLVLPVAP
- a CDS encoding HipA family kinase, producing the protein MRSVTATRYVTPLREGGSLPGLVEADDDGLYVVKFRGAGQGPLALVAEIVVGELARALGLPVPELVLAEIDPALGRAEPDPEIQELIDASAGTNLGVDFLPGALPYSPAAGWAPDPELAAAIVWLDALTMNVDRTPRNPNLLLWHGRLWLIDHGAALYRQHGPDGLDPVGDAERPFPAIADHVLLPSAGSILDADARLAPVADRALLERIAALLPEGWLTGPPRATYADYLARRLAAPRTFAEEAERVRRA
- a CDS encoding sigma-70 family RNA polymerase sigma factor, which produces MTTSAPVSERWLLLRYRTTNDPVARERLVEAMMPLVRRLVSGYGHPRHREDLLQAACLGLTKAIDRWDPLRGPELRTYAIPTMHGEVRRWLRDHSWAIHVPRPLQERVLTVTRATSGLRARDGRSPTAGQIAEHLTMPLEDVLGALQAGRAYGAASLEAPLGGDPEAGTLGDVIGDEDERLDRAEQVASLSSLRDLLDDRDREVLRLRFVEDLTQSEIADRIGCSQMQVSRLLRRSIDRLSARVTATGTEEVGAVAAPGS